Proteins co-encoded in one Kribbella solani genomic window:
- the rpsE gene encoding 30S ribosomal protein S5, whose amino-acid sequence MSGGQQRRGGGAGGERRGRDGGRGQQADKTAYIERVVAINRVAKVVKGGRRFSFTALVVVGDGEGTVGVGYGKAKEVPAAIAKGVEEAKKAFFKVPRIQGTIPHPVQGEKAAGVVMLRPAAPGTGVIAGGSARAVLECAGIHDILSKSLGSSNSINVVHATVEALRSLETPEAVAARRGLPVEDVAPAALLKARAEVAS is encoded by the coding sequence ATGAGCGGAGGCCAGCAGCGTCGCGGAGGCGGCGCCGGTGGTGAGCGCCGTGGCCGCGACGGTGGTCGCGGTCAGCAGGCGGACAAGACCGCCTACATCGAGCGCGTGGTAGCCATCAACCGGGTCGCCAAGGTCGTGAAGGGTGGTCGTCGCTTCAGCTTCACCGCCCTCGTGGTCGTCGGCGACGGTGAAGGCACCGTCGGTGTGGGTTACGGAAAGGCCAAGGAGGTGCCCGCGGCGATCGCCAAGGGCGTCGAGGAGGCCAAGAAGGCGTTCTTCAAGGTGCCGCGGATTCAGGGCACCATCCCGCACCCGGTGCAGGGCGAGAAGGCCGCGGGCGTAGTGATGCTGCGTCCGGCCGCTCCCGGTACCGGTGTGATCGCGGGTGGCTCGGCGCGCGCCGTGCTGGAGTGCGCCGGTATCCACGACATCCTCAGCAAGTCGCTGGGTTCCTCGAACTCCATCAACGTGGTGCACGCCACGGTGGAGGCGCTGCGGAGCCTGGAGACCCCGGAGGCCGTGGCCGCGCGCCGTGGCCTGCCGGTCGAGGACGTCGCGCCCGCCGCGCTGCTGAAGGCGCGGGCGGAGGTGGCTTCCTGA
- the rpmD gene encoding 50S ribosomal protein L30, translating to MARLKVTQTRSGIGGKQNQRDTLRTLGVKRIGDTAVHEDKPEVRGMVRAVRHLITVEEVD from the coding sequence ATGGCACGCCTGAAGGTGACCCAGACCCGTTCGGGCATCGGTGGCAAGCAGAACCAGCGCGACACGCTGCGTACGCTCGGAGTCAAGCGGATCGGCGACACCGCCGTCCACGAGGACAAGCCCGAGGTCCGCGGCATGGTGCGGGCGGTTCGCCACCTCATCACCGTCGAGGAGGTCGACTGA
- the rplO gene encoding 50S ribosomal protein L15 produces MTLKVHHLRPAPGAKTAKTRVGRGEGSKGKTAGRGTKGSKARNNIPEWFEGGQMPLHMRLPKLKGFKSRNRVEFQVVNLDKLGQLFPEGGEVGVAELVAKGAVRRGQPVKVLGDGELTVALQVSAHKFSKSATDKIQAAGGTTTEV; encoded by the coding sequence ATGACGCTCAAGGTTCACCACCTGCGTCCGGCGCCCGGTGCCAAGACCGCCAAGACCCGCGTGGGTCGCGGTGAGGGCAGCAAGGGCAAGACGGCCGGCCGCGGTACCAAGGGCAGCAAGGCGCGGAACAACATCCCCGAGTGGTTCGAGGGTGGCCAGATGCCGCTGCACATGCGGCTCCCGAAGCTGAAGGGCTTCAAGAGCAGGAACCGGGTGGAGTTCCAGGTCGTTAACCTGGACAAGCTCGGACAACTGTTTCCCGAAGGTGGCGAGGTCGGCGTGGCCGAACTGGTCGCCAAGGGCGCGGTCCGTCGTGGTCAGCCGGTGAAGGTGCTGGGTGACGGCGAACTGACCGTGGCACTGCAGGTCTCGGCACACAAGTTCTCGAAGTCCGCCACGGACAAGATCCAGGCGGCCGGAGGAACCACGACCGAGGTGTGA
- the secY gene encoding preprotein translocase subunit SecY, with translation MLGAFANAFKTPDLRRKILFVLFIVVIFRIGSVVPAPGVNVQSLHTCIKISQGGQNANLYNLINLFSGGALLQLAIFALGIMPYITASIILQLLTVVIPRLESLKKEGQAGQAKITQYTRFLTVGLAILQSTAFVALARTPGRLFQGCTEPLLYKDDWFAVSVMVLTMTAGTGIIMWLGELITDRGVGNGMSILIFTQIVATFPTQLWSIRKQKGVTTFVVVIAIGLVIMAAVIFIEQAQRRIPVQYAKRMVGRKMFGGTSTYIPLKVNQAGVIPVIFASSLLYLPVLVSQFQQGKPWANWIQGNLVKGDHPIYMVTYVALIIFFTYFYVSITFNPKEVADNMKKYGGFIPGIRAGRPTEEYLKYVLDRITLPGALYLAVISMIPLVALVLLNANQNFPFGGTSILIMVGVGLDTVKQIESQLQQRNYEGFLR, from the coding sequence GTGTTAGGCGCCTTCGCCAACGCGTTCAAGACTCCGGACCTGCGCCGGAAGATCTTGTTCGTGCTCTTCATCGTCGTGATCTTCCGGATCGGCTCCGTCGTACCGGCACCCGGCGTCAACGTTCAGTCTCTGCACACGTGTATCAAGATCTCCCAGGGCGGCCAGAACGCCAACCTGTACAACTTGATCAACCTGTTCTCCGGTGGGGCACTGCTGCAGCTCGCGATCTTCGCGCTCGGCATCATGCCGTACATCACCGCCAGCATCATCCTGCAGCTGCTCACCGTGGTGATCCCGCGGCTGGAGTCGCTGAAGAAGGAAGGCCAGGCGGGCCAGGCGAAGATCACCCAGTACACCCGGTTCCTCACCGTCGGGCTGGCGATCCTGCAGTCCACCGCGTTCGTGGCGCTGGCCCGGACGCCGGGCCGGCTGTTCCAGGGCTGCACCGAGCCGCTGCTGTACAAGGACGACTGGTTCGCCGTCTCGGTGATGGTGCTGACCATGACCGCCGGTACCGGCATCATCATGTGGCTCGGTGAGCTGATCACCGACCGTGGCGTCGGCAACGGTATGTCGATCCTGATCTTCACCCAGATCGTCGCCACCTTCCCGACCCAGCTGTGGAGCATCCGCAAGCAGAAGGGCGTCACCACCTTCGTCGTGGTGATCGCGATCGGCCTCGTGATCATGGCCGCGGTCATCTTCATCGAGCAGGCCCAGCGCCGGATCCCGGTCCAGTACGCGAAGCGGATGGTCGGCCGGAAGATGTTCGGCGGGACCTCCACCTACATTCCGCTGAAGGTGAACCAGGCCGGTGTCATCCCGGTCATCTTCGCCTCCAGTCTGCTGTATCTCCCCGTTCTGGTCAGTCAGTTCCAGCAGGGCAAACCCTGGGCGAACTGGATCCAGGGGAACTTGGTCAAGGGCGACCACCCGATCTACATGGTGACGTACGTCGCCCTGATCATCTTCTTCACGTACTTCTACGTCTCGATCACCTTCAACCCGAAGGAGGTCGCCGACAACATGAAGAAGTACGGCGGCTTCATCCCGGGCATCCGGGCCGGGCGGCCGACCGAGGAATACCTGAAGTACGTGCTGGACCGCATCACGCTGCCAGGAGCGCTCTATCTCGCGGTGATCTCGATGATCCCGCTGGTCGCCCTCGTCCTGCTGAACGCCAACCAGAACTTCCCCTTCGGTGGTACGTCGATCCTGATCATGGTCGGGGTCGGGCTGGACACGGTGAAGCAGATCGAGAGTCAGCTGCAGCAGCGTAACTACGAAGGGTTCCTGCGCTGA
- a CDS encoding adenylate kinase: MRMLLMGPPGAGKGTQAKVLAERLNIPAVSTGDIFRANVKDETPLGVEAKRYMDAGDYVPDEVTNSMVRDRLSEADAGEGFLLDGYPRTLAQVGTLDDILAEHGHKLDAVVALVADIEVLVERMTKRAHIEGRTDDSEEVVRHRQDVYTAETKPLLQVYAQRGLLVEVNGVGEIDEVSERVLAALKPVTE, from the coding sequence ATGAGAATGTTGCTGATGGGTCCGCCCGGGGCGGGCAAGGGCACGCAGGCAAAGGTGCTTGCGGAACGCCTCAATATCCCGGCCGTGTCCACCGGCGACATCTTCCGTGCGAACGTGAAGGACGAGACGCCGCTCGGTGTCGAGGCGAAGCGCTACATGGACGCCGGCGACTACGTCCCGGACGAGGTCACCAACTCGATGGTCCGGGACCGGCTGTCGGAGGCCGACGCGGGCGAGGGCTTCCTGCTCGACGGGTACCCGCGGACGCTGGCCCAGGTCGGCACCCTCGACGACATCCTGGCCGAGCACGGGCACAAGCTGGACGCCGTGGTCGCGCTGGTGGCCGACATCGAGGTGCTGGTCGAGCGGATGACCAAGCGGGCGCACATCGAGGGCCGGACCGACGACTCCGAAGAGGTGGTCCGGCACCGGCAGGACGTCTACACCGCCGAGACCAAGCCGCTGCTGCAGGTGTACGCGCAGCGCGGCCTGCTGGTCGAGGTGAACGGCGTCGGCGAGATCGACGAGGTCAGCGAGCGCGTACTCGCGGCGCTGAAGCCCGTCACCGAGTAA
- the map gene encoding type I methionyl aminopeptidase, producing MFRDRGIEIKTREQILAMRKAGLVVGRTLELLRGAVRAGISTGELDAIAEDNIRSSGATPSFKGYHGFTGSICASVNEEIVHGIPGERVLAAGDLISIDCGAIVDGWHGDAAITVPVGGPDAVDAELLELARVCEESMWRGFAAAKLGGRLTDISAAVEAYVRANSSYGIVEDFVGHGIGSAMHQPPNVPNFGRPGRGPKLVEGLALAVEPMLTLGKQDNHTLEDDWTVVTDDGKSAAHTEHTFTLTPHGPWVLTALDGGEAKLAELGVTFGALAD from the coding sequence ATGTTTAGAGATCGCGGTATCGAGATCAAGACCCGCGAGCAGATCCTGGCGATGCGCAAGGCCGGCCTGGTGGTCGGCCGCACGCTGGAACTGCTCCGCGGCGCGGTCCGGGCCGGAATCAGTACGGGTGAGCTGGACGCGATCGCGGAGGACAACATCCGCTCGTCCGGCGCGACGCCCTCGTTCAAGGGGTACCACGGGTTCACCGGCTCGATCTGCGCGTCGGTGAACGAGGAGATCGTGCACGGCATCCCCGGTGAGCGGGTGCTCGCCGCCGGTGACCTGATCTCGATCGACTGCGGCGCGATCGTCGACGGCTGGCACGGCGACGCGGCGATCACGGTGCCGGTCGGTGGACCGGACGCGGTCGATGCCGAGCTGCTGGAGCTGGCCCGGGTCTGCGAAGAGTCGATGTGGCGTGGGTTCGCCGCCGCGAAGCTCGGTGGGCGGCTGACGGACATCTCGGCGGCAGTCGAGGCGTACGTGCGGGCGAACTCGTCGTACGGCATCGTCGAGGACTTCGTCGGGCACGGGATCGGTTCGGCGATGCACCAGCCGCCGAACGTACCCAACTTCGGCCGGCCGGGTCGCGGTCCGAAGCTGGTCGAGGGGTTGGCGCTGGCGGTCGAGCCGATGCTCACTCTCGGCAAGCAGGACAACCACACGCTCGAGGATGACTGGACGGTCGTCACCGACGATGGCAAGTCCGCCGCTCACACCGAGCACACGTTCACTCTCACTCCGCATGGGCCGTGGGTGCTGACCGCGCTCGACGGCGGCGAGGCCAAGCTGGCCGAGCTCGGCGTCACCTTCGGCGCGCTGGCCGACTAG
- a CDS encoding DUF1707 SHOCT-like domain-containing protein, translating into MPQYQPYQRFTEADRDKIAGRLRDAYADGRLDQPEFSSRLDQLYTVQTYGELEPLVRDLPPVRTYQTPEVVKDTRPAPEPGSFPERKKENQPNRRNAIGGFTGVVLINVVIWFVVGLGNGGHWPHFWPVWMLIPWAIIALGGLGRRR; encoded by the coding sequence ATGCCTCAGTACCAGCCGTACCAGCGTTTCACCGAAGCCGACCGGGACAAGATCGCCGGCCGGTTGCGGGACGCGTACGCGGACGGCCGGCTGGATCAGCCGGAGTTCTCGTCCCGGCTCGATCAGCTGTACACGGTTCAGACGTACGGGGAGCTGGAGCCGCTGGTCCGCGACCTGCCGCCGGTGCGGACGTACCAGACACCCGAGGTGGTCAAGGACACCAGGCCCGCGCCGGAGCCGGGCAGCTTCCCGGAGCGGAAGAAGGAGAACCAGCCGAACCGCCGGAACGCGATCGGTGGGTTCACCGGTGTCGTCCTGATCAACGTGGTGATCTGGTTCGTGGTCGGCCTCGGCAACGGTGGCCACTGGCCGCACTTCTGGCCGGTCTGGATGTTGATCCCGTGGGCGATCATCGCCCTCGGCGGTCTCGGCAGGCGCCGTTGA